A DNA window from Megachile rotundata isolate GNS110a unplaced genomic scaffold, iyMegRotu1 scaffold0240, whole genome shotgun sequence contains the following coding sequences:
- the LOC105664033 gene encoding uncharacterized protein LOC105664033: MQTDLWLILTRWRLFRVAFTTDIIKMFRQIKVHQADADWQRILWRPNPGVSVQDYQLTTVTYGTACAPFLALRVLAQLAKDEGGRFPLGARAIQRHTYVNDVLAGADDLENAFELKRQVISIFRAGGFELSKWASNLPQLQEEDSAESHRFHEKTGVSTLGVIWSPRDDTFSLRVAGPMSRSDKISKRSILSEVASFFDPLGWTAPVLIYAKILLQDLWLLGIDWDQDVPEAIQTTWRSFRTSLSQLDALSIPRWTRYLGDRTEKVELHGFCDASQRTYAAAVYLRVIHNGEISTMLLVAKTRVAPVKALTIPRLELCSAVLLSKLMTQVRDGLDLPATLTAWTDSSVALSWIRGHATLWKPFVAHRVSSIQTRIPADRWRHVQSSSNPADLATRGISPSELLDSKLWWHGPSWLAQKSNLWPTSIPEEDGSIDLEKRRVTVHVHTNRTEEELFSRFSSLTPLLQVLSYCFRFSRLAQRKPCEKGPIRTLERAHALRVALRTSQRNHFEKDIEQLRQGRELPKSSPLASLRPFLDKEGLLRVGGRLAKAMLSYDEKHPIIVAKSCPLTRLLILDSHHRTLHGGPQLTRSLLLRKFWILRGGALVRSVIRDCVRCARFSGRPASQLMSSLPLDRITPHRPFLISGVDYAGPIMLRTTSGRGYKAYKGYICLFVCLITRAVHLEVVSDLTFASFLAAFQRFIGRRGRCATVYSDNATVFRGADRELTQRFNADSTFYKETALALEKDDTTWRFIPPYAPHFGDLWEAGVKSVKHHLRRIIGESKLTFEEMSTLLCQIEACLNSRPLYALSEDPSDFAALTPGHFLIGEPTCVTPEPDPSAPLMSLTTRWRLISNMRSQFWRRWRNEYLHTLQLLPKWRHQKENLEIGRLVLLRDELQPPAKWSMGRIETLHPGTDGHTRVVTVRTANGLVTRPIVKICPLPVPPSDAT, encoded by the coding sequence ATGCAAACTGACTTATGGCTCATTCTGACCAGGTGGCGTCTGTTTCGTGTAGCTTTtactactgatattattaaaatgtttcgtCAAATAAAGGTACACCAGGCAGATGCGGATTGGCAAAGGATTTTATGGCGTCCGAACCCTGGCGTTTCAGTGCAAGATTACCAATTAACCACAGTCACCTATGGGACCGCCTGTGCCCCCTTTTTGGCATTGAGGGTGCTGGCACAACTGGCTAAGGATGAAGGAGGTCGTTTTCCCCTTGGAGCTCGAGCGATACAACGACATACATATGTCAACGATGTTCTAGCCGGAGCGGATGATTTAGAAAATGCATTCGAATTAAAACGCCAGGTTATATCTATCTTTAGAGCTGGTGGATTCGAACTAAGTAAGTGGGCTTCGAATCTACCGCAGCTTCAGGAAGAGGACAGTGCTGAATCACACCGCTTTCATGAGAAAACAGGAGTTAGCACCTTGGGTGTAATCTGGTCTCCCCGCGACGACACTTTTTCTCTTCGGGTCGCCGGTCCAATGAGCCGATCTGATAAAATCTCAAAAAGATCGATCCTTTCGGAGGTGGCGAGCTTCTTCGATCCATTGGGTTGGACAGCACCTGTGTTAATTTACGCCAAGATATTATTACAAGATCTCTGGTTACTCGGTATCGATTGGGACCAAGACGTACCTGAAGCTATCCAAACCACTTGGCGCTCCTTCAGGACCTCCCTTAGCCAGCTCGACGCTCTTTCAATTCCGCGCTGGACTCGCTACTTAGGAGATCGCACCGAGAAGGTGGAGTTGCACGGGTTCTGCGATGCATCTCAAAGGACCTACGCTGCGGCCGTCTATCTGCGAGTAATTCATAACGGAGAAATTTCAACCATGCTTTTGGTGGCGAAGACCAGGGTGGCCCCAGTCAAAGCCTTGACAATACCAAGGCTAGAGCTGTGCAGCGCTGTGCTTCTGTCAAAACTTATGACCCAAGTAAGGGACGGTCTGGACTTACCGGCAACGTTGACCGCTTGGACCGATTCCAGTGTGGCCCTGAGCTGGATACGAGGCCATGCCACGCTCTGGAAACCCTTTGTGGCTCATCGGGTGTCCAGCATTCAGACACGCATTCCGGCTGATCGGTGGAGGCACGTGCAATCGTCGAGCAATCCCGCGGACTTGGCAACGCGCGGTATCTCACCATCGGAACTGCTGGACTCTAAGCTTTGGTGGCACGGACCTTCCTGGTTAGCTCAGAAGTCTAACCTCTGGCCAACTAGTATCCCAGAAGAAGATGGATCCATCGACCTGGAAAAGAGGAGGGTCACTGTTCACGTGCATACGAACAGGACCGAGGAAGAACTCTTTTCCCGCTTCTCCTCGTTAACACCTCTTTTACAAGTTCTATCCTAttgttttagattttcaagactAGCTCAGAGGAAGCCGTGCGAAAAGGGTCCCATCCGGACTCTAGAACGAGCACACGCCCTGCGAGTCGCTTTACGAACATCTCAACGTAACCACTTCGAAAAGGACATCGAACAACTCCGTCAGGGCCGAGAACTGCCCAAGAGTTCTCCATTGGCTTCGCTCCGACCATTTCTCGACAAGGAGGGATTGCTTCGAGTCGGAGGGCGGTTAGCCAAGGCCATGCTCTCCTACGATGAAAAACACCCCATAATCGTGGCAAAATCCTGCCCTCTTACAAGACTTCTTATTTTGGATTCCCATCACCGCACACTTCATGGAGGACCACAATTAACAAGAAGTTTACTTTTGCGGAAATTCTGGATTTTGCGTGGAGGCGCTTTGGTACGCTCGGTTATTCGAGACTGTGTCCGCTGCGCTCGATTCAGCGGTCGTCCTGCTTCTCAATTAATGAGTTCATTGCCGCTGGACCGCATCACGCCCCACCGACCATTCCTCATCTCGGGCGTAGATTATGCGGGACCGATCATGCTACGCACGACGTCGGGACGAGGGTATAAGGCGTATAAAGGATATATCTGCTTATTTGTTTGTCTTATCACGAGAGCCGTCCACCTAGAGGTCGTGTCCGATTTAACCTTCGCTTCTTTTCTAGCCGCTTTCCAAAGGTTTATCGGACGACGAGGACGCTGCGCCACCGTCTACAGCGACAATGCCACCGTTTTCCGCGGCGCCGACAGGGAACTGACGCAAAGGTTCAACGCCGACTCTACCTTCTACAAGGAAACCGCCCTGGCGTTAGAAAAGGACGACACTACTTGGCGTTTCATTCCACCTTACGCCCCGCACTTCGGAGACCTCTGGGAAGCAGGCGTAAAATCAGTCAAACATCATCTACGAAGAATAATCGGCGAGTCAAAACTTACCTTCGAGGAAATGTCGACGCTGCTTTGCCAAATCGAAGCTTGCCTAAACTCGAGGCCACTCTACGCACTGTCCGAAGATCCATCGGATTTCGCCGCACTTACACCAGGACACTTTCTTATAGGGGAACCGACATGCGTTACACCAGAGCCCGATCCATCCGCTCCCCTAATGTCACTCACTACGCGATGGCGATTAATTTCTAATATGCGTTCTCAATTTTGGCGTAGGTGGAGAAACGAATACCTGCACACGCTCCAACTACTCCCTAAGTGGCGGCACCAGAAGGAAAACTTGGAGATTGGCAGACTTGTACTTCTTCGAGACGAGCTGCAACCGCCAGCCAAATGGTCAATGGGTAGAATCGAAACCTTACACCCGGGGACTGATGGACACACACGAGTCGTTACTGTGCGAACTGCCAACGGCCTCGTAACGCGGCCCATCGTCAAAATCTGCCCTCTCCCGGTGCCTCCTTCGGACGCCACTTAG